The proteins below come from a single Pirellulales bacterium genomic window:
- a CDS encoding GxxExxY protein, translating to MTYLKLSGKQVGLLINFNVPVLKDGIRRRIL from the coding sequence CTGACCTATCTCAAACTCAGCGGTAAGCAAGTGGGCTTGCTGATCAATTTCAATGTGCCCGTTCTGAAAGATGGCATAAGGCGCAGGATTCTCTGA